The Actinomadura graeca nucleotide sequence GGACGCGGACGGCCCAGGCGGAACGCCATGTCGCCGCCGGGGGCCGTGCCGTCCTTGACGATCTCCAGCCAGGGCGCGTCCTTCCCGCCGACCTTGTAGGAGCCGTTGTAGCTGTAGAGGACGGTCTCGGGCGCGGGCTCCGAGCCGTCCTGGGCCGACTGAAGCGCCCGCCGGACGCGGTCGAGCGGCCCCTTGACCCAGCGCAGCAGCACCCATCCCCCGCCCGCGTCCGCTTCGAGCCGTCCCCAGTCGCGGCCCTCGACGGCGATGCTCTCGGAGATGAAACCGTCCTTGGCGCCGCGCTCGATCCGGAGGCTGCGCTGCGTGCCCTTGCCGCGCAGGACCTTCAGCCTGCCGAACGACTCGCTGCGCCGCTTCTTGCCGATGGTCTCGACGACCGAGGCCCCGCTGCCGGTGGTCGAGAACCGGCGTTCGAGCCTGTCGACGACCCGGCCGTTCTCGCCCACCCACACCTGGGTGATCCGCCCTTTGCCGGTCCCGGCGTCCAGCTGGGACGAGGGCTCGTAGAGCCCGCCACGGCGATCGCCGACGGGCACGGCCTCGGAGCGCCACGTCCCGCCCTTCATGTTGGAGACCGTGTCGGCGAGCGAGACGCCTCCGCTGACGACATGGTGACCGCAGTACTCGTACGGCTTGGAACCCTTGGTGCTCAGGGTCTCCCGCCGCGACGACGGCGGCCCGACGAACGTGAACCCGCTTCGCTCACGCAGCTCGGAATGCCGTGCGTGCCAGGTCCTGAACCGCTGGTCGTCCCGGACGTCATGGTCGCCGAGCTGAGGCAGGTGCGGGCCGCCGGGCTCGGCGCCGAGCCATTCCGCGGCGGCGCTCCACCGCATGATCTCTTCGAGGCGCGAGTACTGGGGCTCGTAGTCGGCGACCTCCTGGAAATGGGCGTCCCACCACCGCAGGCCGCGCCCGAACCCGTAGCTCGAATCGGTCTCGCGGCCGTCGGCGGCGGACGTCCGCATGAACAGGCGGGTCGCCCGCGCCCCGATCTCCACGTGGTCGTCCTCGAACAGGAACCCCGCCTGGTTCTGCCCGAACCAGAGCCGCCCGTGTTCGGCCGGGGACGTCCCCGCCGCCGGGCAGTGCCCGAGGGGGACGACCGCGGCGGGGTCGGGCACGAAGCCCTGCACCGCCTTGTCGGGAACGCCCGACCCGATTCCGTTCACCCAGAGCTTCGCCACGAGATCGGTGTAGAAGAGGGTCATCCCGACTTCGGTGCCCCGCAGCCCGCCCTCGTAGCGGGCCTGGTGGTACAGCCCTCCCTGTTCGAGGGCCTGGAGGCCGGCGGCGGACTTCGGCGGGTCGAGCGAGAACGCGGGAAGCCTGCCGGTCTCCTTGAGATATCCCCGCTGGATCGCGGTGACGTCCGCCATCGTGAGCGGCGGCGCGGACCCGGCCCGCCATTTCCAGCCGCCCGCCCAGATCTCCTGGCCCTTGCGCTCCAGCCGGGACAGGTGCCGCGTGCGGCTCAGGAAGTCGCGCAGCCCGCCGGGCCGGTCGACGCGCATCGTGACGTAGCCGTTCGCGGCGCGGACCTGCTCCGGGGGCCGCGCCGCGTCCGCCCCGACTTTGATCGTCTGTGTGCGCGCGTCGTCGGTGTAGTGGTGGATCTGCACGGACCGCGGGTCGGAGCCGTGGTCCGTGCGGTGCTGGTCGAGCAGGAGCGCGATCGTGCGCGGCTCGTACCGGTCGCCGGCCGGGAGCAGCAGGTGCAGGCGGCCGTCACGCTCGTCGAACAGGGCGCGGCCCGGCCCGGTCGGCTGCGCGGTCATGTCGGCCAGCCCCTCGTCGCGCACAGGGGCGGTGTCGAGGGCGGCCGGACGGTAGTGCGCGGTGTCCAGCCTCAGGTGGGCGGCCAGCGCCGTGCGGAGCCAGTCCCGGATCTGCTCCTGGTCCTCCCCCTTCGGCAGGTCGGCGAGGCGCGCGGCCGCTCCGCCGTAGGAGACGCCGAACGGGCCGTCGGGTATGGCCGACGCCGCTTTCCCCGGCTTCTTGAATGCCCCGGGGAGGGACGACCTCGGCCACGGGCCGCCCCCGCGCGACGCCAGCACGAAGATCAGGACGAGCGCCAGCGCCGGTCCGAGCAGCACGGCGAGCGTCCGGATCCGCTGGGACAGCAGCGATGGGGGCAGATTCCGGTGGGGTCCCGGCACCATGTCGACGTGGCCTCCAGGTCGCGATCAGTTCTGTCCCGGGAGCCGGAGGCGCCGGCCGGGCGGATGCGACCACGCCGCGATCCGCCGCTCGGCGATCTCGGCCGGCAGCGGATCGAACCCCGCCGGGGCCAGGTCGTTCCGTGCCACGCGGCCCGGGCCCGGGCCCGGCGGGGGCGGGGTCAGGTCGTCCAGCAGGGCGGCGGAGATGACGACCCCGACGCCCTGGTCGGGGCCGCCGCGCAGGGCGGCGCAGGTCGTGTCGCCGGTGCACAGCCGGTACACCTCCGTCAGGACGCGCCCCTCGAAGCCGCGCTCGGTCAGCCAGGTGATCCCCTGGTCGAACGCGATCACCAGGCGCAGCGGCCCGGCGGCGCCGGGCGTGTCCTCGGCAAGGGCGTCGTCCAGCCCGTGCACGAGGTCGGTGATGACCCGCGCCTCGTTCATGCCGGAGGGCACCAGGAGGAGGACGGCACCGGTCTCGGGGCGCCGCTCGTCGGGCGACGGGCGGCGCTCCTGGAGGAAGGCACGCTCCAGGCCGGCCTTCGCGCAGGCGCTCTTCACCGCCGCCAGCATCCGCCGGTACAGCGGGTCGCGGGCGCCCGCCTCGGGGGCGGGTGGGCGCCGGTGGACGGCGACCGCCGCGCAGAGTCTCCGTACGGGGTCCGAGTCGTGCATCTGGGCCTCTCCGCGCCGCGCCGGTCAGGACCCACTCACTATCGGGGGTACGGCGTCAGTCAATCCCGTACTCCGGCGGGATCTCGGTGATCCCCGCGGCCGTGTGCAGCGCGGGCCAGTCGCGGATGACGATCTCGCGGTAGCCCTTGTCGATGACCTTCCTGTGCTTGAGCGACGCCAGCGCCTTCTGCACGGTCGGTTCCTTCGCGCCCACCAGCCCGGCCATGTCGGGGTGCGTCAGCGGCAGCGTGATGAGGGTGCCCTCGGCCGCGGGCCTCCCGTGCTCGCGGGCGAGCATCATCAGCATGCGGGCGATCCTGACCGGCACCGAGGAGCCGCCGTACTCGACCCGGTGCCAGGTGGCGTTGCGCAGCCTGGCGGAGACGATGCGGCTCACGGCGAGGAACGCGCCGGGGGACGCGGCGAGGAACTCCAGGAACTCCGGCTGGCCGATCCGCCGGACGACGCAGGGCCCGATCGTGGTCACCCTGGCCAGCCGGGGGCAGTCGTCCAGGACCGCGAGCTCGCCGACCAGGTCCCCGTCGGCGCGGATGGACAGCAGCACGGTGTCTCCGCCGTCGGTGGCGCTGGTGACCTTCGCGCAGCCCTGGAGCAGGACGAAGACCTCGCGCGGCTCGGTGGTGCCTTCCATGATGAGCGTCTCCCCGGCGGCGATCTGCCGGGAGGTGCCCAGTTTCAGAAGCCGTGCCCGGTCGGGGGCGTCCAGCGTCCCGAGGAAACTGCGCCGCGGCCATCCTCCGACCGGGCGGGGAGCGTCATTGTGGTTCGCCATGATCGGCTTTTCGGTGAGGGTTCGGGTGATCGCCAGCTTAACGCCGGAGACGAGCCGTCACAGGCCGAATACCGTTTCAGGACGGCGAACGGACAGCGTAATTTCTGACAGAGGACCCGCCCTCAACCAGTTGTGTCAATACCGATCGCGCGGGCGAGGAGATCAATTCGGCCGTCCTCGTCGAAACGATCTCCGGTCAGGTCCAGCGGGCGGCGGAGGGCGGCGAAACGGGGCAGCGGCACGTCCTCGATCAGCACCGGGACGAACCGGCGCCCGCCCGGCTCGTGCACGCGGGCCAGCAGCGCGGCGTAGTCGTCCAGGACCCCGGGCTGCGTCACCGCCGCCCGGCTGAAGACCAGGATGCCGTTCGACGCGGCGCCGATCGCCCGTTCCTTTTCCAGCAGGACGACCAGACCCGGCTCCACCCACGGCTCGATCCAGACCGTCACGCCCCTGCGTCGCAGTTTCAGGGCGAGCCGTTCGACGGTCGCGACGTCCTGCTCCGCGAAGCACATCACCGCGTCGATCTCCCCGCCGGGATCGGGAACGGGTTCGAGGACGGGACCGGGCTCCGGATCGGAACCCGGTTCGTCTGACGCGGGCAGGACGAGGGCGTGCACGTCATGGCCGGGGATCCACATCCAGGCGGGTTCGTCGAACTCCTTCTGGACCACCCGGACCTCCCTCAGCTCCTTCGGCCCGAGCCCGGTCCGCTCCTGCCGGATGGTGTCGGCGAAGACCTGCCGCGAGTAGATGACCGCCAGGTCGGCGCCGGACGCCGCGAGGGCGTCCTTGAGGGGCCGGCTGTCGCACAACCGGCTGACCGCCACCGGCCCCGCGCCCGCGTGGCCGTTCGGGGCGTCGAGCGTCACGCCGTGGTGGACGGCAAGCCGCAGCCGGAGCCGCAGCTCGGGACGAACGTCGCGGTTCCGGGCGCGCAGCGCGCCCGCCAGCGCCCGGGGGAAGTCCTCGACGACCCGGGCCTCGGGTTCGGTGTCGGGCAGGATCGCCAGCTCCCCGTCGCCGCCGGGCTGCCTGGTCCAGCCGCTGCGGCTCAGCCCGGTCCGCTCGGCGGCCTCGTCCAGCACCGCGAGCAGGTCCACCTGCATCCGCTCCTGCCTGCGGTCGGTGGCGCCGCCGTACCCCTTCGCGTCCACCGAGAGCAACAACCGCCGCACAGCGTCTCCTTCTCAGATCCCGATCCGCTCGGCCTCGGGTGAGGCGAGCGCGCCTGACATGGCCAGCAGGGAGACCAGCGGCCGCAGCACCCGCCGCGGATGGACGCCGCGCGGGAAGCGGGCGTCCCCCGTCCCGTCCCCGTCCCCGCGCACGGAACCGGAGCCGGTCGCGGACGCGACGTGCAGCGTCGCGCGGGCGCACTCGCGGTACGGCCGCGTCCAGGCGTGGGCTCCGCGGCCGTGGAGGTAGGCGTAGACGTCCGCGCTCTCGCTCAGCGACTCCTCCGGGTCGAGCGCCGCGGTGTCGCGGCGCAGCCACAGGGCGAGGGGGTCCTCGAAGCGCAGGAGGTCCGCCTTGGCCACCACCACGGCGGCGCTCACCTCCGGCAGGCGGCCGGACGCCCGCAGCAGGTCCAGGACGACCCCGAAGGTGCGGTCGCGTCCGCCCGCCTCGTCCAGCCGCACCGGGTCGACCACGAAGATCAGCCCGTCGGCGGCGTCCAGGAACGCGGTGGCGTCGGCGACGCGGAGCAGGTCGTCGCCCGCCACGTCGAACAGGGCGACGGGACGGGGCGGGCCCTCGCCCTGCGCGACCATGAACCCGTCGGCGAACATCACCCGGCCCGGCGGGGTCGGCCGCAGCTCGCGCGCTTCCCCGGCCAGCGGCCCGACGTTGTCGCGCAGATACTCCTGGTGCAGCCGCATCTCCAGCGGCCAGCACGCCTGCCCGTAGTGCCGGTGGAGGTCGCCGCGCTCGACGGCGCCGATCATCGCGGTCAGCAGGTGGGTCTTGCCCGAGCCGCTCGCGCCCACCATCCCGAACACCAGCGGCGGCCCGGACTCGCCGTAGGAGGCGGGCAGATGGTGGGGTTCGCCGCGTTCGTTCGGGCAGCGGACCCACGCCACCCGGCGGAGCCTGGCCGACTGCTCGGGCCCGGCGCCCGCGGGGACCGGCTGCTCGACGTACTCGCCCGTCCCCGCGTCGAAGCGGTGCAGCGGGGGGTCGTCCCAGGGGATCCGCTCAAGGCAGACCGGGCACAGCACCCACGGATTCGGCATCGTCCTCAACCTCCGATCAGGTGGGCGGACAGGGCCAGCAGCACGATCAGCGCGACGCCGAGCCAGGCCCAGTGCGGTGACACCCTCGGCATCCGCCACCGGCCGGGACGCGGACCGGGGTCGGGCCCGGGCTCCTCGTCCGGCACCCCGGGCGCGGTCTCGGCGTGCTTGGCCTGCCGGATCCGGAAGAACTCCCGCCGCCCCTCCACCAGGCCCGGTTCCGGTTCCGGGCCGTACGGGACGGGATCGGCCGCCTCGATCCGGCGGAGCATGCCGGTCACGTCGGGACGTGTGCCGGGCGGCCCGAAGAGCCCGTCCACGAGCCGTGCCAGCTCGGGCGGAAGCGCCGCGGCGTCCGGCTCCGCGCCCTCCTCGCCGGTGGCCATGTACAGGATGAGGCGGCCCGCCGCCCACAGATCGTCGCGGTCGGTCACGTCCCCGGAAACCTGCTCGGGACGCTGCTCGGGCGCGCTCCACGGGGGCACGCCCACCGCCTCGCGCGGTTCGCCGAGGAGGGCGGCGCGCGCGAAACCGGTGATCTGCACCCGCTCGCCGTCCCACCGGACGGTGTGCGGGCCCAGCGCCCGGTGCGCGATCCCGGCCGCCGTGAGGACCCGCACGCCCACGAGCAGGCTCGCCTGGAACCGGTGCAGGTCCTCGGGCAGGAGCCTGCCCGCCTCGGCGCCGCAGGGACTCCCCCGGTACGGCTCGACCAGCGCGAACGGCCCGTCGCCGGAGACGTCGTAGCCGATCAGCGCCGGCACCTCGGCCGGATGGGGGCGCCCGGCGAGGCAGCGCCGGACCCGCAGGCCGGTGATGATCTCGTTGTCGAGCGCGCGGTGCCCGGCGCCGCCGGGTTCGAGCAGCCGTGCCTCGACGGTGCCGCCGGGGGTCTCCAGCTTCACGGCGCCGTCTCCGGCCGTGGCCACGACCTCCGCTTCGGCCGGACGTCCGGTGCGGGCGTCCAGGTACGTCAGCCGCCGGCGCGGCGGGGGCGGGCCGGGCTCCTCGTTCACGATGCCTCCCAGGGTTCGTCGTCGGTGGACCAGCGCGGGCGCACCAGGCCGGGACGCACGGGCACCAGGCGCAGCACTCCCGCGTGCCGGGACGGCCGCACCCAGAGCGTGTCGGCGGGGCACCGCCCGGCCAGGGCGTCCCGGACGGCCAGCGGCGCGAACCGCACGCAGGCCGGACGGTCACCGGAACGCGTCATGGGCAGGTCGCCGGGGCCGAGCAGCTGCCACATCACGG carries:
- a CDS encoding toll/interleukin-1 receptor domain-containing protein, whose amino-acid sequence is MRRLLLSVDAKGYGGATDRRQERMQVDLLAVLDEAAERTGLSRSGWTRQPGGDGELAILPDTEPEARVVEDFPRALAGALRARNRDVRPELRLRLRLAVHHGVTLDAPNGHAGAGPVAVSRLCDSRPLKDALAASGADLAVIYSRQVFADTIRQERTGLGPKELREVRVVQKEFDEPAWMWIPGHDVHALVLPASDEPGSDPEPGPVLEPVPDPGGEIDAVMCFAEQDVATVERLALKLRRRGVTVWIEPWVEPGLVVLLEKERAIGAASNGILVFSRAAVTQPGVLDDYAALLARVHEPGGRRFVPVLIEDVPLPRFAALRRPLDLTGDRFDEDGRIDLLARAIGIDTTG
- a CDS encoding serine/threonine-protein kinase: MNEEPGPPPPRRRLTYLDARTGRPAEAEVVATAGDGAVKLETPGGTVEARLLEPGGAGHRALDNEIITGLRVRRCLAGRPHPAEVPALIGYDVSGDGPFALVEPYRGSPCGAEAGRLLPEDLHRFQASLLVGVRVLTAAGIAHRALGPHTVRWDGERVQITGFARAALLGEPREAVGVPPWSAPEQRPEQVSGDVTDRDDLWAAGRLILYMATGEEGAEPDAAALPPELARLVDGLFGPPGTRPDVTGMLRRIEAADPVPYGPEPEPGLVEGRREFFRIRQAKHAETAPGVPDEEPGPDPGPRPGRWRMPRVSPHWAWLGVALIVLLALSAHLIGG
- a CDS encoding Crp/Fnr family transcriptional regulator, giving the protein MANHNDAPRPVGGWPRRSFLGTLDAPDRARLLKLGTSRQIAAGETLIMEGTTEPREVFVLLQGCAKVTSATDGGDTVLLSIRADGDLVGELAVLDDCPRLARVTTIGPCVVRRIGQPEFLEFLAASPGAFLAVSRIVSARLRNATWHRVEYGGSSVPVRIARMLMMLAREHGRPAAEGTLITLPLTHPDMAGLVGAKEPTVQKALASLKHRKVIDKGYREIVIRDWPALHTAAGITEIPPEYGID